AATATGCGCTGGCCGTCTGGGGCCTCAACAACATGAGTGCGATGATCCGCTCCGGGCGGCTCAACCTGAGAGACCTGTTCGACGAGGACATGCTCGGCGATGACCTAGATGCATGGCTCGCCGAGTCCAACCTGATGAAGCGCTCCTTCAAGGTCTGCGCCATCATCTCCGGCCTGATCGAGCGGCGCCATCCCGGCCAGGAAAAGTCCGGTCGTCAGATGACCGCCTCGGCGGACCTCATCTACGACGTGCTGCGTCAGCACGAGCCCGATCATGTGCTGTTGAAGGCGGCCTTCGCCGACGCCGCCACGGGCCTGATCGATTTGCGCCGGCTAGGCGAATTCTTGAAGCGTATCGGCGGACGAATCAGGCATAGTGAGGTGAGTCGCGTATCGCCGCTTGCTGTTCCTGTGATGCTCGAGATCGGGCGAGAAAGCGTTCCTGGCGATGCGGGCGACACCCTGTTGCGTGAGACCGCCGAAGAACTCGTTGCCGAAGCCCTAGGAGAGGAGGCTTTGAGCAGCGGGACGCAGAGCCCTGGGGGGGAGCATGCTGCACGCTAGACTTGATCTCATGCCAGAGACCGCGCCGACATTGCGCTCGCATCTCACCATCGGAAAGCATTCGTTTCGGCCGCTTGTGGCGGGGGCCCTCTACTGGCCGTCGCAGGACGCGCTCCTCGTCGCCGATCTTCACTTGGAGAAAGGCGCCGCCTTCGCCGCGCGCGGCATGCTGCTGCCGCCTTACGATACGCGGGCGACCCTGTCGCGGCTCGGCAAGCTCATCGAGGCGCTCGACCCGCAGCGTATCGTCGCCCTTGGCGATAGCTTTCATCGCAGTGAATGCGCGGACAGGCTCGTTGACGACGACTTCGCGTTGCTGCGGTCGCTGCAGAAGGGCCGCGACTGGTTCTGGATCTGCGGCAACCACGATCCGCATCTGCCCGAGAGCGTCGGTGGGACGGTTTGCGGGTCGCTGACCATTGAAGGCGTCGTGCTGCGCCACGAGCCGTCCGAGGAGGCGACAGGACCCGAGATCGTCGGCCACCTACATCCCATCGCCCGTATTTCCCGGCGTGGCGCCGTCGTGCGCCGCCGGTGCTTCGCGAGCGACGGCAACCGCCTCGTCATGCCGGCGTTCGGCGCTTATACGGGCGGGCTCAACGTCATGAACGATGTCTTCAAGCCGCTATTCTTCTGGCACCAGCTTGAGGCCTGGATGATGGGGCGGCACGCGGTCTATCCGGTGCTCGGCAGCCTGCTTCTTCCCGACTAGACGTTCTTCAGTGTTGGACGCTCTTAGTCCTTGCGGAAGGCGAACCAGCCCATGAGGCCAGCAAGCACCGCGATGGCGATCCCGAGAAGGCCGTAAAGAAACGGCTGGTGAAAGGCGAGGTTGTAGATCGTCGCCTCCATGCCGGCCTTGTTGACCTCCAGCGAGCCTTTCGTCTTGCTCGCGAGGGTGCCGTCCCGAAAGAGATAGACCTCCACCCGGTAGCGGCCCGTCGGGACATTCGTCGGCAGGGCCACTGTCGAGCGGAACAGGCTGCGGCCGATAAACACCACACCGGAATCGTCTTCCGTATACAGACCCCTCTCTTCCATCAGCCGGATCAGGGCGGATTCGAAGCTTTGTTCCTGCGGGCTGCCGGCGGTCTCACGGCCGAAATTGAGCTCCGACAGGCCGATGTCAAGCTCCTTGAGGGTGTCGTTAGACGCGATCGCGCGGACCGGTCGCGATGAGAGGACGGCATAGAAGCTCGGCGCATCCGGATAGGTCGCACTCGGGCCATTCACCCAGATCCCGCCCACGCGTGTCTTCCGCCGGATTGTGATGGGTTCCGTGGGGCCGCGCACCAGGGCGATAACGTCGTACTTGCCACGGGTCGGCATGCGGGCGTCGCTGAAATCGATGCTGCCGAAGATGATAATTTCGATGCCGCTGAAGTTCGACTGGATCGCGACCTCGCGCGTAGAAATATCCGCCAGTACCCTTTCGTGGCTTGTGCCGGGCTTCAGCACAGGTGCAGGCGGCGCAGTGCTCTGGCCGTAAGAGGGAGCGGCGAGAAACGCCAGTGTTAGAAGAGTGGGAATGAGCAGAGCCGCTCGCATCTCAGCTCCCCACCATCGGAACGATGCTGTAGAGGTCCGCCGGACGCACCACCAGGTCGATCAGGATTCGCGCCGCAACGCCGAGCACCATGAGCGCCAGCAGCGCGCGGAGTTGTTCGCCGCGGAGCTTCTGTCCGGCGCGCACACCGAACTGACCGCCAATCACGCCCCCCACGATCAACAGAAAGGCGAGCAGAATATCCAGCGTGTGATTAAGCGTGGCGTGGAGCAGTGTGACGAGAGCGGTCACGAAGATGATTTG
This genomic window from Methyloceanibacter caenitepidi contains:
- the pdeM gene encoding ligase-associated DNA damage response endonuclease PdeM, with amino-acid sequence MPETAPTLRSHLTIGKHSFRPLVAGALYWPSQDALLVADLHLEKGAAFAARGMLLPPYDTRATLSRLGKLIEALDPQRIVALGDSFHRSECADRLVDDDFALLRSLQKGRDWFWICGNHDPHLPESVGGTVCGSLTIEGVVLRHEPSEEATGPEIVGHLHPIARISRRGAVVRRRCFASDGNRLVMPAFGAYTGGLNVMNDVFKPLFFWHQLEAWMMGRHAVYPVLGSLLLPD
- a CDS encoding TIGR02186 family protein encodes the protein MRAALLIPTLLTLAFLAAPSYGQSTAPPAPVLKPGTSHERVLADISTREVAIQSNFSGIEIIIFGSIDFSDARMPTRGKYDVIALVRGPTEPITIRRKTRVGGIWVNGPSATYPDAPSFYAVLSSRPVRAIASNDTLKELDIGLSELNFGRETAGSPQEQSFESALIRLMEERGLYTEDDSGVVFIGRSLFRSTVALPTNVPTGRYRVEVYLFRDGTLASKTKGSLEVNKAGMEATIYNLAFHQPFLYGLLGIAIAVLAGLMGWFAFRKD